In Helianthus annuus cultivar XRQ/B chromosome 8, HanXRQr2.0-SUNRISE, whole genome shotgun sequence, a single genomic region encodes these proteins:
- the LOC110872700 gene encoding GDSL esterase/lipase CPRD49: MVGPERPQIVLFGSSIVQLSFSNDGWGAILADVYARKADIVLRGYNGWNSTRAVKVLDQIFPKDAASQPSLIIVYFGGNDSMEPHPSGLGPHVPLPEYIENMRKIATHLQGLSDTTRLIFLGCPPVDEVGLRENTSSILREHVRTNELCRIYSEACIELCNEMGIKVIDLWTAFRKQDDWLTYFTDGVHLSGSGSKIVAEEILKVLKEADWKPSLHWKSMPTEFSEDSPYDLVYSDGKTTLNPSDWTFHREIQWD; this comes from the exons ATGGTGGGACCAGAAAGGCCACAGATAGTATTGTTTGGATCATCGATAGTTCAGCTGAGTTTCAGCAATGATGGCTGGGGTGCCATTCTCGCAGATGTCTATGCTCGTAAG GCGGATATAGTGTTGCGAGGGTATAACGGATGGAATTCCACACGCGCTGTCAAAGTCCTCGATCAAATTTTCCCAAAG GATGCTGCTAGCCAGCCTTCACTGATCATCGTTTACTTTGGCGGTAATGATTCAATGGAACCTCACCCGTCTGGTTTAGGCCCCCATGTCCCTCTTCCTGAATATATCGAAAACATGAGAAAAATTGCTACTCATCTCCAG GGTCTTTCAGACACGACACGCTTAATTTTCCTCGGTTGCCCACCCGTGGATGAGGTCGGACTTCGCGAGAACACAAG CTCAATCTTAAGGGAACATGTTCGAACAAATGAGTTATGCCGGATATATTCAGAAGCTTGCATAGAGTTGTGCAATGAGATGGGGATAAAAGTTATTGATCTTTGGACAGCGTTTCGAAAACAAGATGATTGGTTAACTTACTTTAC GGATGGGGTTCATTTATCAGGTTCAGGAAGCAAGATAGTTGCTGAGGAGATACTAAAGGTGCTTAAAGAAGCCGACTGGAAACCAAGTCTACACTGGAAATCTATGCCTACTGAATTTTCAGAAGACTCGCCTTATGATTTAGTCTATTCAGATGGCAAAACGACGCTAAACCCGTCTGATTGGACCTTTCACCGAGAAATCCAATGGGACTAA
- the LOC110872701 gene encoding putative ABC1 protein At2g40090 isoform X1: MRSIWGSKLKLAFAATAVGGGVGAAKIANSDDPATALKLCTTVPVRLFRLSVTAAAIAFDYEYSLMGLPEDSDERAKVEHEVHTRSARRLEDLCFKNGGIYIKLGQHVGQLDYLVPLEYAKTMRESMLNRCPTSTYHQVCHVVKKELGGTPEEIFDEFDPVPIASASLAQVHVARTHEGQKVAVKVQHTHMTDTAAADFATVEFIVNTLHRFFPSFDYRWLVDEVRETSPKELDFLIEAGNNVKCMDNFRRLSPHIADYVYAPTIYWSLSTSKLLTMEFIEGPQVNDLKGIKKLGIRPHDISKLVSQTFAEMMFKHGFVHCDPHAANLLVRVLPSDRSSFFGKRKPQLVLLDHGLYKELDTYTRTNYAALWKALVLADVKGIKENCMKFGAGEDLYTFFTSILTMKPWERVIDPAVDHLAINDQSDLQIYGPEYFSQVTELLRRLPRVILLMMKTNDCLRSVNNALLQRPSLESFLIIGRVSSEAVIEEKQLHAKTLFSRISVWFEEISLEARFILMRMALWALQFKKSLSL, encoded by the exons ATGCGATCCATTTGGGGTTCAAAATTGAAGCTGGCCTTTGCTGCCACCGCCGTTGGCGGCGGCGTTGGTGCCGCTAAAATTGCAAACTCCGACGACCCTGCCACCGCCCTCAAGCTCTGTACCACCGTCCCTGTTCGCCTCTTTCGCCTCTCGGTCACCGCTGCTGCTATTGCTTTTG ATTACGAGTATTCACTAATGGGATTGCCGGAAGATAGTGACGAGAGGGCAAAAGTTGAGCATGAAGTTCACACCAGAAGTGCACGTAGGCTTGAAGACCTATGTTTCAAAAACGGTGGAATTTATATCAAGCTTGGTCAACATGTCGGTCAACTG GACTACTTGGTACCACTAGAATACGCAAAAACAATGAGGGAGTCAATGTTGAATAGATGCCCAACTTCTACATATCATCAAGTGTGTCATGTTGTGAAGAAAGAGCTCGGTGGGACCCCCGAAGAG ATATTTGATGAGTTTGATCCTGTTCCAATTGCAAGTGCCTCACTTGCACAAGTTCATGTTGCTCGTACTCACGAGGGACAAAAAGTTGCTGTGAAG GTACAACATACACACATGACAGATACTGCAGCTGCTGATTTTGCCACTGTGGAATTCATTGTGAACACTTTGCACCGTTTCTTCCCGTCTTTTGATTACAG GTGGTTAGTAGATGAAGTACGAGAAACATCACCGAAG GAGCTCGATTTCTTGATTGAAGCCGGCAACAATGTAAAATGTATGGATAACTTTAGAAGGTTATCTCCTCATATCGCAGACTACGTGTACGCCCCTACAATATATTGGAGTCTAAGTACTTCAAAATTATTGACCATGGAGTTTATAGAAGGTCCGCAAGTCAATGATTTAAAGGGCATAAAAAAACTTGGAATTCGACCACATGACATTTCAAAATTA GTTAGTCAAACTTTTGCTGAAATGATGTTCAAACATGGATTTGTGCACTGTGATCCACATGCTGCTAATTTGTTAGTTCGTGTTTTGCCTTCAGATAGAAGTAGCTTTTTTG GAAAACGTAAGCCACAATTGGTACTCCTTGACCATGGTCTCTACAAAGAACTTGACACTTACACGAGGACCAACTATGCTGCACTCTGGAAG GCTTTAGTATTGGCTGATGTGAAAGGAATTAAGGAAAATTGCATGAAATTTGGTGCCGGAGAAGATTTGTATACGTTTTTTACAAGCATTCTTACTATGAAACCATGGGAGAGAGTTATTGATCCGGCTGTTGATCATTTGGCCATAAACGATCAATCAGATCTTCAG ATATACGGTCCTGAATATTTTTCTCAAGTCACAGAGCTTCTGCGTAGACTACCCCGTGTCATACTTTTAATGATGAAAACAAACGATTGCTTACGTTCGGTCAACAACGCATTG TTGCAAAGGCCTTCTCTGGAGTCGTTCTTGATTATCGGTAGAGTTTCATCTGAGGCAGTTATCGAGGAGAAACAGTTACATGCCAAAACATTATTTAGCCGGATAAGTGTATGGTTTGAAGAGATCTCATTAGAAGCTCGGTTTATCTTAATGCGAATGGCCTTGTGGGCCCTACAATTCAAGAAATCTTTGAGCTTGTGA
- the LOC110872701 gene encoding putative ABC1 protein At2g40090 isoform X2 codes for MRSIWGSKLKLAFAATAVGGGVGAAKIANSDDPATALKLCTTVPVRLFRLSVTAAAIAFDYEYSLMGLPEDSDERAKVEHEVHTRSARRLEDLCFKNGGIYIKLGQHVGQLDYLVPLEYAKTMRESMLNRCPTSTYHQVCHVVKKELGGTPEEVQHTHMTDTAAADFATVEFIVNTLHRFFPSFDYRWLVDEVRETSPKELDFLIEAGNNVKCMDNFRRLSPHIADYVYAPTIYWSLSTSKLLTMEFIEGPQVNDLKGIKKLGIRPHDISKLVSQTFAEMMFKHGFVHCDPHAANLLVRVLPSDRSSFFGKRKPQLVLLDHGLYKELDTYTRTNYAALWKALVLADVKGIKENCMKFGAGEDLYTFFTSILTMKPWERVIDPAVDHLAINDQSDLQIYGPEYFSQVTELLRRLPRVILLMMKTNDCLRSVNNALLQRPSLESFLIIGRVSSEAVIEEKQLHAKTLFSRISVWFEEISLEARFILMRMALWALQFKKSLSL; via the exons ATGCGATCCATTTGGGGTTCAAAATTGAAGCTGGCCTTTGCTGCCACCGCCGTTGGCGGCGGCGTTGGTGCCGCTAAAATTGCAAACTCCGACGACCCTGCCACCGCCCTCAAGCTCTGTACCACCGTCCCTGTTCGCCTCTTTCGCCTCTCGGTCACCGCTGCTGCTATTGCTTTTG ATTACGAGTATTCACTAATGGGATTGCCGGAAGATAGTGACGAGAGGGCAAAAGTTGAGCATGAAGTTCACACCAGAAGTGCACGTAGGCTTGAAGACCTATGTTTCAAAAACGGTGGAATTTATATCAAGCTTGGTCAACATGTCGGTCAACTG GACTACTTGGTACCACTAGAATACGCAAAAACAATGAGGGAGTCAATGTTGAATAGATGCCCAACTTCTACATATCATCAAGTGTGTCATGTTGTGAAGAAAGAGCTCGGTGGGACCCCCGAAGAG GTACAACATACACACATGACAGATACTGCAGCTGCTGATTTTGCCACTGTGGAATTCATTGTGAACACTTTGCACCGTTTCTTCCCGTCTTTTGATTACAG GTGGTTAGTAGATGAAGTACGAGAAACATCACCGAAG GAGCTCGATTTCTTGATTGAAGCCGGCAACAATGTAAAATGTATGGATAACTTTAGAAGGTTATCTCCTCATATCGCAGACTACGTGTACGCCCCTACAATATATTGGAGTCTAAGTACTTCAAAATTATTGACCATGGAGTTTATAGAAGGTCCGCAAGTCAATGATTTAAAGGGCATAAAAAAACTTGGAATTCGACCACATGACATTTCAAAATTA GTTAGTCAAACTTTTGCTGAAATGATGTTCAAACATGGATTTGTGCACTGTGATCCACATGCTGCTAATTTGTTAGTTCGTGTTTTGCCTTCAGATAGAAGTAGCTTTTTTG GAAAACGTAAGCCACAATTGGTACTCCTTGACCATGGTCTCTACAAAGAACTTGACACTTACACGAGGACCAACTATGCTGCACTCTGGAAG GCTTTAGTATTGGCTGATGTGAAAGGAATTAAGGAAAATTGCATGAAATTTGGTGCCGGAGAAGATTTGTATACGTTTTTTACAAGCATTCTTACTATGAAACCATGGGAGAGAGTTATTGATCCGGCTGTTGATCATTTGGCCATAAACGATCAATCAGATCTTCAG ATATACGGTCCTGAATATTTTTCTCAAGTCACAGAGCTTCTGCGTAGACTACCCCGTGTCATACTTTTAATGATGAAAACAAACGATTGCTTACGTTCGGTCAACAACGCATTG TTGCAAAGGCCTTCTCTGGAGTCGTTCTTGATTATCGGTAGAGTTTCATCTGAGGCAGTTATCGAGGAGAAACAGTTACATGCCAAAACATTATTTAGCCGGATAAGTGTATGGTTTGAAGAGATCTCATTAGAAGCTCGGTTTATCTTAATGCGAATGGCCTTGTGGGCCCTACAATTCAAGAAATCTTTGAGCTTGTGA
- the LOC110872701 gene encoding putative ABC1 protein At2g40090 isoform X3 — translation MGLPEDSDERAKVEHEVHTRSARRLEDLCFKNGGIYIKLGQHVGQLDYLVPLEYAKTMRESMLNRCPTSTYHQVCHVVKKELGGTPEEIFDEFDPVPIASASLAQVHVARTHEGQKVAVKVQHTHMTDTAAADFATVEFIVNTLHRFFPSFDYRWLVDEVRETSPKELDFLIEAGNNVKCMDNFRRLSPHIADYVYAPTIYWSLSTSKLLTMEFIEGPQVNDLKGIKKLGIRPHDISKLVSQTFAEMMFKHGFVHCDPHAANLLVRVLPSDRSSFFGKRKPQLVLLDHGLYKELDTYTRTNYAALWKALVLADVKGIKENCMKFGAGEDLYTFFTSILTMKPWERVIDPAVDHLAINDQSDLQIYGPEYFSQVTELLRRLPRVILLMMKTNDCLRSVNNALLQRPSLESFLIIGRVSSEAVIEEKQLHAKTLFSRISVWFEEISLEARFILMRMALWALQFKKSLSL, via the exons ATGGGATTGCCGGAAGATAGTGACGAGAGGGCAAAAGTTGAGCATGAAGTTCACACCAGAAGTGCACGTAGGCTTGAAGACCTATGTTTCAAAAACGGTGGAATTTATATCAAGCTTGGTCAACATGTCGGTCAACTG GACTACTTGGTACCACTAGAATACGCAAAAACAATGAGGGAGTCAATGTTGAATAGATGCCCAACTTCTACATATCATCAAGTGTGTCATGTTGTGAAGAAAGAGCTCGGTGGGACCCCCGAAGAG ATATTTGATGAGTTTGATCCTGTTCCAATTGCAAGTGCCTCACTTGCACAAGTTCATGTTGCTCGTACTCACGAGGGACAAAAAGTTGCTGTGAAG GTACAACATACACACATGACAGATACTGCAGCTGCTGATTTTGCCACTGTGGAATTCATTGTGAACACTTTGCACCGTTTCTTCCCGTCTTTTGATTACAG GTGGTTAGTAGATGAAGTACGAGAAACATCACCGAAG GAGCTCGATTTCTTGATTGAAGCCGGCAACAATGTAAAATGTATGGATAACTTTAGAAGGTTATCTCCTCATATCGCAGACTACGTGTACGCCCCTACAATATATTGGAGTCTAAGTACTTCAAAATTATTGACCATGGAGTTTATAGAAGGTCCGCAAGTCAATGATTTAAAGGGCATAAAAAAACTTGGAATTCGACCACATGACATTTCAAAATTA GTTAGTCAAACTTTTGCTGAAATGATGTTCAAACATGGATTTGTGCACTGTGATCCACATGCTGCTAATTTGTTAGTTCGTGTTTTGCCTTCAGATAGAAGTAGCTTTTTTG GAAAACGTAAGCCACAATTGGTACTCCTTGACCATGGTCTCTACAAAGAACTTGACACTTACACGAGGACCAACTATGCTGCACTCTGGAAG GCTTTAGTATTGGCTGATGTGAAAGGAATTAAGGAAAATTGCATGAAATTTGGTGCCGGAGAAGATTTGTATACGTTTTTTACAAGCATTCTTACTATGAAACCATGGGAGAGAGTTATTGATCCGGCTGTTGATCATTTGGCCATAAACGATCAATCAGATCTTCAG ATATACGGTCCTGAATATTTTTCTCAAGTCACAGAGCTTCTGCGTAGACTACCCCGTGTCATACTTTTAATGATGAAAACAAACGATTGCTTACGTTCGGTCAACAACGCATTG TTGCAAAGGCCTTCTCTGGAGTCGTTCTTGATTATCGGTAGAGTTTCATCTGAGGCAGTTATCGAGGAGAAACAGTTACATGCCAAAACATTATTTAGCCGGATAAGTGTATGGTTTGAAGAGATCTCATTAGAAGCTCGGTTTATCTTAATGCGAATGGCCTTGTGGGCCCTACAATTCAAGAAATCTTTGAGCTTGTGA